The proteins below come from a single Burkholderiales bacterium genomic window:
- a CDS encoding protein phosphatase 2C domain-containing protein: MKFTIYQKSRTGGRKHNQDRIAYSYSRDALLMVLADGMGGHLHGEVAAQLAVQLIVESFEKHANPKLEEPRVFLRCAFQDAHSAILSYANDHDLLESPRTTCVACIVQDGLAYWAHVGDSRLYLFRGGKLLTRTRDHSKVQQLLDQGSLTPEQTAAYPERNKIYNCMGGFLPLDVELSKKTVMRRGDTLMLCSDGLWGPLADEEIVYTIFNYPVIQAVQQLMDQVELREGGRSDNISAIGMTWGGDARDEAAPEVSTVTMPLTAVTTQMSSFGREHADASDVTDQEIERAIAEIQKTIGKYKK, translated from the coding sequence GTGAAATTCACCATTTACCAGAAAAGCCGCACCGGCGGCCGCAAGCACAACCAGGATCGCATCGCTTATTCCTACAGCCGCGATGCGCTGCTGATGGTGCTCGCCGACGGCATGGGCGGGCATTTGCACGGTGAAGTGGCGGCGCAGCTGGCGGTGCAGCTGATTGTCGAGAGCTTCGAAAAGCACGCTAATCCCAAGCTGGAGGAGCCGCGGGTTTTCCTGCGCTGTGCGTTTCAAGATGCACACAGCGCGATCCTGAGTTATGCCAACGACCATGATTTGTTGGAATCACCGCGCACCACTTGTGTCGCCTGTATCGTCCAGGATGGCCTCGCTTATTGGGCGCATGTCGGCGATTCGCGCCTGTATTTATTCCGTGGCGGCAAGCTCCTTACGCGCACCCGTGACCACTCCAAGGTGCAGCAACTACTGGACCAAGGCAGCCTCACGCCGGAGCAGACAGCGGCTTATCCGGAGCGCAACAAGATTTACAATTGCATGGGCGGGTTCCTGCCGCTGGATGTGGAATTGTCGAAAAAGACGGTGATGCGACGAGGGGACACCCTCATGTTGTGCAGCGACGGTTTGTGGGGGCCGCTTGCCGACGAGGAAATCGTTTACACAATTTTCAATTATCCCGTCATCCAGGCCGTGCAGCAACTCATGGACCAGGTGGAGTTGCGCGAAGGCGGGAGAAGCGACAACATCAGCGCCATCGGCATGACTTGGGGCGGGGATGCGCGCGACGAGGCTGCGCCCGAAGTTTCGACTGTCACCATGCCGCTTACTGCCGTTACCACGCAAATGAGCAGTTTTGGCCGCGAGCATGCGGATGCGTCGGACGTCACCGACCAAGAAATCGAACGGGCGATTGCCGAAATCCAGAAAACCATCGGGAAGTACAAGAAGTAG
- the rph gene encoding ribonuclease PH, whose amino-acid sequence MRPSQRKPNELREVKFTRHYTKHAEGSVFIECGDTKVICTASVDEKVPSFLKGRGRGWVTAEYGMLPRSTGIRADREAARGRQSGRTQEIQRLIGRALRAVVDTQKLGERTIQIDCDVIQADGGTRTAGITGSFVALHDAVTHLLKRKLIAESPLNDFVAAVSVGIYQGKPVLDLDYVEDSNCETDMNVVMTGNSGFVEVQGTAEGEPFNREEMNALLDLAQAGIKQLIAKQKAALKVK is encoded by the coding sequence ATGCGCCCCAGCCAACGCAAACCCAATGAGCTACGCGAAGTGAAATTTACGCGGCATTATACCAAGCACGCCGAAGGCTCGGTGTTCATCGAATGCGGCGACACCAAGGTGATTTGCACCGCCAGCGTTGACGAAAAGGTGCCTTCCTTTCTCAAAGGCAGGGGCCGGGGCTGGGTCACCGCAGAATACGGCATGCTGCCGCGTTCGACTGGAATCCGCGCCGACCGCGAGGCGGCGCGCGGCAGGCAGTCGGGGCGCACGCAGGAAATCCAGCGGCTCATCGGCCGGGCACTGCGCGCGGTGGTGGACACGCAAAAACTGGGCGAGCGCACCATTCAAATCGACTGCGACGTGATTCAGGCCGACGGCGGCACGCGCACCGCCGGCATCACCGGCAGCTTTGTCGCGCTGCATGACGCCGTGACGCATTTGCTCAAGCGCAAGCTCATCGCCGAATCGCCGCTCAATGATTTTGTCGCGGCGGTTTCTGTCGGGATTTATCAAGGCAAGCCGGTGCTCGACCTCGATTATGTGGAAGATTCTAATTGTGAGACCGACATGAATGTGGTGATGACCGGAAACAGCGGCTTCGTGGAAGTCCAGGGCACGGCGGAAGGCGAGCCGTTTAACCGCGAGGAGATGAATGCGCTGCTTGATCTTGCGCAAGCCGGCATCAAGCAGCTCATCGCTAAACAGAAGGCGGCATTGAAAGTTAAGTAA